TTCCCCTTCCTCACGTGCTCCCTTCACACACAGTGGAGTGACCCCAGGGACACACCTCCCAGGGCGCTGTTTCCACAGAATCCTGCACAGGACCTGTGTGGCTGATGAAAGACGTGGCTGGCCCCAACCACCACTGCCCCAACACAACAGTCTACATAGACAGGAACTTTCTGTGTTCACGGACGCAATGACCACAACGCAGCACAGGGACTCAAGGGAGCAGGACCAGAGTCTTCGCACGCAGACGGGTCTCTGTGGTGGGCGAGCGGCCCTGGCCTCCTGAACACCCACGCGCCGAGGCCCCGAGCACTGGGACACCAGTGTCCGCTCTGCGCGGCTGGACACTGCACGGCCACGTGCAGAACACCTGGTCTGGGGGCGCTCCGTGCAGCCTCAAGTTCTAGGTCTAGGGGCCTTGGGAGGGGTGTGTCCCGGGCCTCTCGTTGGATCGTTTCTCCGCGGCCACTCTCGGTCACTGGGTCTCGTCAGCTCTCTGATCTGCTGGTCCTTCAGCCTCACCAGGAGCTCCGGCCAGACCACCTTCATCTGTGAAATCTGCACGACGACACGCGTCTGAGAGGCAGCGCCCTGTCCACCTGCGGGGGGCCGGGCAGGGTCAACCCCTGGCTGCGTGTCCAGCTAGACCCCTGCGAGGGCCACGTGGCTGGTGTTTCGGTCAAAAGCCCTCAAGTGGGGCCCCAGGGAAAGGCTCTGTCAGAATTGAGCTCCACACCGCCCCGGGGGGCAGCTGGGGGTCCTGGCAGCAGGAAGGGAGTCGGGGAGGGAGGTTTCGGGAGATGCTGGCTGCCTCTGTGGCCGGGACTTCACGCAGCCCCTGGCAGATTTGGGGGCCTGCCTGTGGACACGCCGGGTGACTGGATGCACGCACGGCATTTGGGCACCATGCgcagttttcttctaaaagctaGCCGCCAAGAAAACGTCCCCGTGCTGATGTCTGCGCGGGAGGAACGGCCAGGCCCCACCTCCCAGGCCGTCGGGCTGTGGGCGCTCCTGGGCACATCACAAACCTCCCCTTCCTGGAAGCATAGACCCAGGCTCACCCCAGCAGCGAGCAAAGGCGTGTCTGCCCCCAAGCACGCGGTGCTGTGGGGACGCGGTGGTGCAACAGCCCTCGCCCTCGCCGTGGACAGACAGCTCCCGCTGGTCGAGGCATCGAGCCCGCGACGCAGCAGACACATCCCCTCCGTGAGCCCCGGGCAGCACGGGCCAGCGGGACCTGGCATGCGCCTACCTCCTGCCACCGGCCCCATGCTCGGTCCCCAGGCACAAGCTGAGGACCCGGGGCCACACGCAGAGATAGCACCATCCGCCGCGGGGCTACTTTCCTACCGCCCGATCCCGCtgacccacagcctccctccCAGACCCGAGGCGGCTGCTCCACCAACAGGCAGAACCAAGGAATTCCCCCATGTTCCCCTGCAAGtctctcttctcccggggaggatCTCCCACTGGTGACCATCACGGCCGTGGCACTCAAATAGCAGGCGCAGcggggctcccccccccccgcccccggtttGGAGAAGTCAAACGGTCATGAAGCGCTTTGCTGGCCCGGGGACCAGCGCCACTGGCGAGGGCCTGACGGCAACCTCAGCCCCGAGGCTGCTTATCACTTCCTCTCTGCTGCCCTCAGCAAATCCCAACCACACGATGATCTCACTTTCCTGCTTCCTCAGGAAAACAGCTCATCAAGATTTGGGTATCCGCTAGGGAACCAGGCTGTTTTCACAATTCTTCGCGGCTCCCTGCACTGTCTCAGGTCCAAACCTGTGGCCTGCgctcccctgggggtgggggtgcgggtggGCATGGGGGAGGGCACTAAGGGACTTGAGCTCTTCCTGAGCCCAGGAGCACGGGAGACCCTTAGTGAAAGACCAGAGGAACAGCTGTGCCCCTGTGGAACCAGGTGTGTGCCTTGGGGGGGGAGTGGTTTTTTGCTGAGCCCCTGCCTGTGGGCCTCTGGGTGGTGGCACCTGTGACTGTCCATAGTCCCCATGGGCCTGAGGTTTGGGAATGGTCGAGGCTGCGTGGCAGTGAGTCACGGGGGACAGAAGCCCATCATACTCTGCTGTTTCCGGGCTTGCTTGGAACGTTCCACAGTTTAGGGGTCTGCTAAGTCACCAAACTAAATATGGTGCTCCCTGGTCAGGGACCTTGCCTGCCCCGGCCACACCAGGCCCAGCTTCCTAGAAAGGAATGCAACCCATCTGCTTCCTGGGGGGCGTCTGGGCATCGAGGGGCCCCCAGGTCGCTGCACCTTGACTGTCTTCTGCAGCAGCAAGGCCAGGGCCTGCTCCTCCTCCAGCAGCTCTGGCAGCCGACTCGAGGTGCTCCCGTGGCCGCGTCCTGACTGAAAGGCAAACACCTGGCCTTTAACGCGGGGGTGTGTGGGGAGAAGAGCGGAGGTCAGCAGTCAGGGGCCCTCCCTGTGCACACACAGTGGCCcgtcttctctcattttttttttttaattttaagattttatttatttacttgacagagagaaatcacaagtagatggagaggcaggcagagagagagagagggaagcaggctccccgctgagcagagagcccgatgcgggactcgatcccaggaccctgagatcatgacctgagccgaaagcagcggcttaacccactgagccccccaggcgcccccctctgcaGTCTTCTGACTCGGAAGGGTCTTCGCGCCGGAGGGCCTGTGAAGCTCAGCCCGTCCGAGGTGAGCAGACGCAGCAGCGCACAGGAGAGGCTGGGCCCCCTCGGCAGCACGGGGTGCGGGTGGAGGGGGCACCACGCAGGCACCGCCCTGACATCCACCCACAGCACAGCCCTGGATGCCTCTGAAAGGCCCGTGTGGACCGTGTACAGGGCCGTGGGCTCCCACTCGGGAAGcggcagcctgggtggctttggaCGGGACACCCCTGGCCGTCCCCTCAGAGCAAGGACCTGTCTTTCTGGAGGTGTGAAGTCAAGAGCGCCACAGGCCTCGTCGGACACCGCCCTCTGTGGGAGGCCCGAGGGGGCTGCGATGGGGCTCAGTTCCCCAACCCAGGGACTGGGCATGACCGTGTGTGCCAGGCTAGCGAGCTCTGCCTGGGTCCTGCCAAGGCTTGAAAGGCTGAACAGCGAGGGCCAGCCCAGGAGGTGCTGCTCATTGGCCTGTTGCCGACATACCTCCCGGTTTCTAGGCacggaggcaggtgggagggggccggagaggagagagcatggccccgggctggcctgggcacaggAGTGTTCACTGCCCCGGGGCTGGTGGGTCAGTCCGGGAAAGGGCCAGGACTGGAGTTTCACAGTCTGCACCCGGGTCGTGGGTGGGCAGGGCCCTCATCACCTGTGCTATGATCACTGGCCGATAAGCGGGCCACATCCCAGGACCACCAACACAGCAGGGCAAAGGCCACACAAGGACCCCAACAAATAACGGCTGCTGTGAGCAGGGCTGGCCGTGCAGTGCCGTCCCTCACCCTTCCCTTCGGGGCACACGAGATGGGCTCGATGGCCCCGGGCGTGCTGGCCACCACCCTTTGGATTTCCATCTCTGAGACCCACAAATGCACCTTGTGAAAGACTTTCCTGCAAAGGACGTGGGGGTGGTCCTCAGCGCAGCAGCTTTGTGGGGCCAGGAAGTGGGTCCGGCTTTCCTTGGAGGACAGGCTGGGGCTCGTGGGCCGTCTCACCCTGCACCCACAGAAACCCCGCAACCGTCCCGTTCCCGGCAGTGCCATCCGGGGCCAGAGTGCTCAGTGCCCTGTGCCTTCAGGCCAGGCCTGTCCTAACCTGGACCTCCGAGGGAGAGCTCACCTTTTGGCTAGAAAGTCCCACAGGCTCCCCGCCTGGCAATGGggacccctcccacccctgggcTGAGCAGCAGCcctcctgcctccacctccccccaagtccccttctccctcttggTTCTCTGTCCTACCGGAAGTTGCCCAGGTGTCAACCCCACAGTCCCTCCTGTAACCcctcaggctcagagaggtcctGACCAGGGCCTCCCAGGCCCTGAACAGCTTGAGCTCCCCCCCTGCCCAGCTTCAGTGGCGCAGGGACCCTGCTCCCCACTGCAGCACCCCTGGGTCACCCAGTCCTCGTTCTGCTGCCCCTTAGGGTCCTAGGTGCTTCTATCGCCCCTCACGACGGACGCTTCCCACTAGACAGCCGGTCAGCCCCATGAACGCGAGGGCCTGGAGCCGAGCCCGCCGCCCGGAATTGCTGGGGAGTCAGCGAGCAGGAGGTGCGGTCCGAGGGCAGGACTGATGCCCTGGTGGGGCTGGTCTTAAGCGGACCGCGCTGTCCTCTCGGCGGAATGAGGGGAGTCCAGTGGACAGGGACACAAACGCCGAAGAGACCGTCAGGGAAGCGGCCTGAGAACCGTGGTCCAGAggccgggaggggaggggaggggaggggagaggagggtcGCCCGCGGAGAACAAGGGGCGGGAAGGGGGAGGCCAGGCTGCCGAGAACGCGCCGGCCCAGCTCCGGGTCCGCGGCGCGGGCGTGCGCGCCCAGCAGCCGCGGTGGGCTGGTGCCCGGTCTCCGCCCGCACGGCCGCGGGCCGGGGCGCAAGGTCGGCCCCGCCTGACGGCCTCCGACGCGTCAGCGTCCCAGGACCCCCGAGGAGGCGGCGCCCAGGCGGGGACCGGCCAGTCCTGGGCGAGCGGCCCCAGTGGTCAGGCTGCAGCCCCCCGGCGGCGCGGCTGGGGTCGGCGGGGCCGCACGAGGagcctcccgccccgccccgggtcTCCCGCACGTGCAGGGAGCGCTTCGCCGACGGCTGACGGGCGGccccgcggcccccgccccggcccggtgCCCCCAAGGGCGCCTGCACCTCCGCGGCCCGCCGGTCCCCGGGCCGGGCGGCGCTTGGGGCGGCTGAGCGGGGCCCGTCCGGCCACGCGCGGAGGCCGCGGAGGCCGCGGAGGGCGCCGAGGGGCAGCGCAGGGCCGCGGCAGCCGGATGGGGCGGGGCGGCGCGCCAGACCGGAAGGGGCGGGGACTTCCGGCGGGGGAGGGGCCGCgaggccggggagggggcgggccggggagggggcgggccgaGGGCGGTGCCGCCCCGCGTTAACCGGCCGCTCGCGGGTCGAGACTCGCGCCGCACACGGTCGCGCACACGGGGCTGCGTCGGTTTAATGACGGTCCCGACCGTGCAGACCGGTCGGTGACCTGGTCCGGAAACACTTCGCGGCAGCTCCGGCCCCGCTGCGGGCGCGGGGGCCCCTCGGGGTGCGGGACgccggggggggggtgttccGGGAAGGGGGCGCGGGGAGGTCCCAGGAGGGGGGCGGCGGGCCGTGGCTCCTCTGCGCGCGCTCCTCGGGCCGGACGGgtccccgggggcggggggcaggggccgGGCCGACCCGAACCCCGCGGGGAGGGCAGCGCGGTCCCCCCCGGGCCGATGTCCGCAGCCCCGCGTCACCTCCGCTGCACCGGGGGCCTCGGAGCCGCCTTCGCACCCGCGGCGccctgggaggaggaaggagaaccgGAGCTGAACCGCGGTCCGAGGGCCCCGATGAGTCACGCTTCCTCGTGCGGAGGTCACCGCGGCCCACACCGGGCGGCGACCGCCACAGGCCTAACCCCCGCGACCCCAGCCTGGCCCCCTGACTGACAGGAGGAACAGACGCACGGGCAGCAGGGGCGGCAAGAGGGGCAAGTGGGTGTGAGACAAACCCGGTGGACAGTGACCCCGGGACACTGCCCCAGCCAGGGAGTCCGCCGGCCCTGCTGCCCAGCATCCGGGGGGAGACAGGCTCACCTGCACGGGTCCAGGGGTGGCTCTTCCCGCCCCAGGCTTGACTGGAGGCATCGGAGGTGGGAAGGTCGGCTTCACACCCTGGGGGACAGACAGCGGACTCTGGACACCATCCAAGGCCCCATCTTCCCCAGCATTGGCTCTGCTCCCGACTCCCCTGCAGGCTTCTTCACAAAGAAGTGCCCCCAGCTGGGGCAGAACCCCCTCCTGGGCCCATCAGCTGCACTCTGGCCTTCTCCCTCAACGTCCCCACCCTACCCCAGCATTTCCCAAAAAAGGCTCTTAAATGGCTAGAATGTGGGTCTTTGGAAGTTCAAATGCTGAGAATTCACCACTAAAGTTGGCATCTGTTTACACTTCAGCTTCCTCTGGGTAGGCAGGGCAGGTGCCCCCAGGATCtgggtggaggaagggaaggcCCAGCGTGGGCACTGGCCACGCCCCTCCAAGGGAAGACCCTTGGTGTGCACAGCTCCCCTGCAGCCGCTCCTGGCTCGACCCATTTCTGaccctttattcatttttcctttcaaaccCCCCCCCAAGGCTATTTTTGCAGCTTtgctgtaaatctaaaattagttcaaaaagttaaacaagaGAATTTCCATGAAGCAAACACCACAGTAACGGTGGCTCCTGGCAGGGTCTCTGGATGGACGCTGCAGACCGTGTGGGACCACCGCGGAAGGAGCCGTCCGCCACGCATCTCCGAGCATCTCTAGACTTGAGCTCCACAAGGCAGCCAAGGACACCACAGGGTCTGGCTGGGAGGCGCCCGGCAGCCAGGGAAGGGCACGCGTGCAGCTGGAGGTCTCCGGAAGGGCGGAGGCTTCTCACCTGCTTGGGCTTCAGCTCAGGGAGGCGCTTGGCAGGAGGAGGAGGTCTGAgctggtgggagggaggagtggCAGTCAGGGCCCCTCAGCCCCCCGGGTTTAGTAAACATCCTCTCAGGGCCGGGCCATCAGCCTCCGGAGTGTAggggctgctgccctggggtCCCCAGCTCACCaaacccagcccccagcccctgcactCCTCGCCTAGGACCCACTTGGTGCTCCCAGATGCCCTGGCCGCTCACCTGGTCTGGGGGCGGCCGGGTGTACACAGGAATGGTGAAGGGTGGGTTGGACATGGTGACTGGAGGCTGCAGGGAACagggtggggagcctggggctCACAGGGAGGCTAGGTCCAGGGAGCCAGGCTCTGGAGGTCCCAGCCCAGAACCCGAGGTtcccacccctcccagaggagGGAGAGTGAAGTGCACATGGAGGGCTCTGCCCTGCCCCACGGGTGCCCAAGGCTGAGCCCAGGTGCAACTCCCACCCTCCCCTTTGCCAGTCTTGTGGAGGGGCCCAGAGATGCTGGGCAGGAACAGAGGGCATCTGGGCCTTAACACCTCTCTGTCCACCCTGCAGAGGCAGAGAGCCTCACGTCCAAGTCCCAGGTCTGGTCTGTCACTGGCTCATGCGGGTTCTCAGACTGTCCACcctgaagcctgcttctgcctctgcggGGCAGCTCCAAGCCCTGCTGGAAGGGATTGGGGATGGCCCAGGGGTGGTGGGATGCACTGCTTACAGCACGGGGCAGCTGCTTAGGGGTCATCCTGGAGGCCATGGGCCTGGTGggctggctggggtgggtggtggcgGCTGGAGCCCCACCCTTGGCTGGCACACTGGGCCCCTCATGGAACAGGGGGTTGGAGAGCCCCTTGGCAGTCTTGGGCACTGAGCTCCTGGGGAGAAAGCAAGACTGGTCAGTGTGTCCTGGCCTTGGGGTCTGGCCCAGGGAATCGGGCTCCTGGGTGTGTCCTGCAGACAGCAAGATGGGGTGAGGTCCCATGGCAACTCCATGGGCAGCTGCCCACGACGGGCAAAGCCCATATTCTCCCAAGTGCTCTGGCACTGATCAGGGTGGGGATGGAGGGGCTCTGTCTGGGCTTACCGTCCCCCCCCACCTGTTGGCCTTGCCTGTCACCTGCCCTGTCTTCAAGAGGCAGAGGCCCCAAGCTCTCTGTGCGGAGGGCTGTTCCTCTTCCTCAAGCAGCAGCAGGACGTTTCCCAATCGTGTATGCACGGGAAGTGCTTCTTGCAACCCCAGAGCATGCTCACCTCCAAGAGCCTCGGTTCCAGGCCTTTCGGTAGAAGACCACACCTGCCAGGAGAGCCACCAGCAGCACCACAGAGGCCAGCAGGCCCACCAGGAGGCTCCTGGACCCTGTGGGGGTGCAGGAGACCAGGTGTCAATAGGGCAGTGAGGGCCCCAGGGCCAAGGAGGGGACCGTTTTCTCAGGCGGagacccaggagcccagggcccaCGTGAGGAGCCTCAGCACTGAGAGCGAGTCTGTTACACCGCCCTGTGGGCTCTCAGAGCCGGGGCTGGGGGGCCTGGTGGGGACTGGCCCCTGGCCACAGTGACGTGAGCAGGGTCTGGCCAGGCTCAGGGGCCATGCTGCTGTGGGCAGCTGTGGGCACAGGGGCTACTGGAGAAGACGCTTGCGGGCGTGGGGGGCCCTCAGACTCCCGCGCTCAGAAGGCGGCCGAGGACCCAGCAAACTGGCTGGGTCCTGTCCCCACGACTGTGCCCTCTAGGACAGGCCTCTTGCCTGTCTCACGGGGAGCCCAGGTGGCAGCCGCGGGGTCAGAGAGCCGAGGCCGCGTACCTGCATCGTTGACAAGGCCTGAAGGACCTGAGGGCACGTGGTGGCCCTCCGGCCCAGCCCAGGTGGTCTGAGGAAGGACGGGACCTGCACAGGACCCTATCAGGCCGTGCAGGCACGAAAGCCCCGGGGTCGCCGGGCCTACCTGTGTGCACGCGGGGCAGCAGCTCTGTGCAGTGGGGCGGGGCCCAGCCCGGGTGGCAGTGGCACTGTCCCTTGTGGTTGCACACCTGGGGGTGACCGGGGGTGAGGACCAGGCCGCCATATACCTGTCTGCCCATCAGACGTGTGGCCGGCAAGGTGAGCTGTCTGGCGGCTTCCTGTGGGCTGTCCTTGGGGCACGCCCCCAAACCTCCCTGGGACTGGGGTCAGAAGGGAGCACCCCAGCCCTGGTATTTCCAGCTCTCAGTGGCTGGCTGTCCCACATCGTGACACACGTTACTGACAGCGGAGAGCTTTCGGGTCTGCCTAGCCCCAGCCCATGCGTCCACGGCACCGCGGCCCCGGGCCTTGGTGTTCACAAGGGACACCCAGATCCAACCAGCCTCCGGTAGCGTCCCCTGCTGGGCCTGAGCTCATCTCGAGCACGGCCCACGGGTCTCCTTCAGCCCCAGAGGGCGCATGGCGGGACGCCCCATGGGCTCACGTACCCCGTGGTTGTTGCACTGGGCAGAGCAGTTTATGGATCTGTAAACGTGCAGGTGCCGGCAGACTCCTTTCCAGCAAACCTGGAGGGCCGAGGGGATCTCCTCAGGCAGACGTTCTAGACCTCCGCCTGGAGCCCCCGTGTCCTCACGAATACCACCAGCCGACGCGGACCCTCGGCCTGATCGGGAGCACTGGGGGAGGCAGGCCGGGGCCGTCACACCCAGGCCGGCAGGGCCACAGCGGCCACCGGGGCCAGAGGGCCGGCGTCCCCCACGCCCAGGGAGGTGTGGGCTTGCAGAACAGAATGGTCTTCACACCCCGTGAGCGGAGGACCGGCTGCTTGAGCACCTCCCGTCCACCGGCAGCGCCTCGACTGAGCCCACACGGGAGCCGGTGTGCACGGCCCTCGGACCGTGTGGGCTCACCTCCGTGGGACATGTGTCTAGGAACGCCACATGGGGCGCGTCCAGGCTCACGTCTGGGTCACAGCCCTCGGAAGCCCCTACCAGCTGCCGGCAGTGGTCGACCCTGCAGCAGACAGGCCCGGGGCGCTCACCCTCTCCTCGCCGCACTTGGTGCCTTCCGGCACTGGCTCATACGCAGCACCTCCCTCCAGGGCGAGAGCCTGGCAAGTGCCCGTGCGCAAGGTGAGGGTACAGGAACTCCGCTCCGGCGGCTTCCGTCCGCCCTCACAGTAGAGGGTGCCACACGTGTCGACCCTGTGCACAGAGAAGCAACCAGCTCTGCTGGGTCTCCTGCCTGACGCCCGCGGGCCCTCCCTCAGGAGGACCTGGGGAGCTGCAGAAAACGACGCCCCGAGCCCTCGGATGGGCCGTAGGGCCCTCTGGTGGGCACCTACCCTACCCCCAGTGACAGTGACACACCCTCCCTCCCATGAGGGCAGACAGATGCTCAGGCCTGGGGGTGCCGGAGGGCAGGGTGGACCCCCTGGAGAACCCTCTGACTCAGACCCCAGACTCCTTTGTGCAGAAGACCCTCTTGGGCGGCCCCACTTCCAGGGACATCCTGTGGCTCACGACCCGGGGAAATCAGGCCACAGATGACCACTCACTTGCTGGAACCCTGCGCGGGCCTGCCCTGGCAGCCTGGGGAGATGCTATAGGTATAGCATGTTTCCTCAGCAACACGCGAGCCTGCGGGGGGCCAGGAAGGGGTCAGTCCTCTGGCTTGGGCCCCGCAACGCCCCGCAAGCCTGTGGGCACATGCCTCACCTGGCCCCCACAGGTCCTGGCACCTCTGGGCCAGCGCAGGACAGACCCCATTGTAGCAGTAGCCCCCTGGGCAGGGTGTGCCGTTCTCCTGGAAGGCGTCCTCCGGGCACAATGGCCGCTGACCATCACAGTACTCCTCAAGGTCACACGCATCCTTTGGGGGACGGCACAGCTCACCGGCAGGCGTCACCTGCCCAGCAGAGCAGAGCTTACGTGCGCAGTCAGCCATCTCCTTGGGACCCCTTCCCACCGACTGGCCTGGGGGCCCAGGACTCACCTTGCAGTCTTGGCAGCAGGCCCCTTGGGCACAATGGGCCCCCGCGGCCAGCTGGCAGGTGGTGGCGTTGCAGCAGGGGTTCTGACAGGCCTGAAGGGCAGAGGTAGGAGTGGGCTCCAGCACAGACCCTGGGCCCCCTCCCCAGAGGCCCCTCGGGGCTCAGAGAGCAGAAGCATTCTGCTCTGTGGCCACGGCACACGGGGTGGCTGGTGGGTCATGAATGGGCGTCCAAGAGGGCAGAGGGCGGCGGGCGTTTGGCCTGTACCTGGGGCGGGCCACAGTCACACTGCTCCCCGCGCTCCACAAACTGGTTCCCGCACACAGGGTCGCCCACCATCCGGCTGGGGTCCGGGGCGTTGGCCAGGCAGGCTGTGCGGGGCTCCTCCACGAACATCTCCAGGTCGGCGCGGCTGCACTGGCTGAACATCCTGGGGAACTTGGAGCTGGGGGCGCAGGACGGAGCCTCGGTCAGGGTGCGGGGGCTCCTAGGACACCCCGCTCCCCGGGCAGCCCCTGGCCTCACCCGATGCTGGCCGCCATGATGCAGCCGCCGCCCTCCCGTGGCACGGGGCAGTAGCAGCCCTGGACGTTCTCGTCATGGTCCATGCCCAGGTTGTGGCCCATCTCGTGGGCCATGGTGGATGCGACACCGACAGGGTTCTCTAGGTTGTGGTCCTACCGGGAGAGGCCCTGCCAGCTAAAGCCACACCCCCTCCTGCCAGTAACACTTCTCAAAGCATCCCTGCACCCTCCAGGGGTGGCGGCCCCCAGGCGTTCCAACCCACGGGGACAGCGTGGGGACAAGCATGTGGACCTAGTCCTCAGGGCTCCCCGTCCAGAGGCCGGCAAACCTGGTTCACAGCCCCCGAGTCCTGGGAGCACATGGCCGACACCTTGGCCAGTCCCACGGTGGTCCCGGTGAACTCAACCCCGCTGGAAACAAGAGCAGTGGGCGAAGGTGGACGCCTGGAAACTGCCTCCCTCCCACGTGCCCCCCCGCCGCAGGGCCCCGGGCCCGGCGCCCACGTACGTGATGAGCTGCGCATTGTCGTGCTGGTGCCTTCCCACCAGCCTCTGCGTCCGCCACCGCAGGAAGTTGTCCAGCGTGGTGTCGGGGTTCGAGCTCACCTGAATCTCGTCCCCTCGGCTCCACATCTCCAGGCCCACCAGGACCACACGGAAATTGAGCTCCTGATAAAGCTGGGAACGCGGGGGGGCCCCAGGTCAGGCTCGGGGACAGCGAGGGCGGCAGACGCAGCCCCGCTCCTGCTGGCCCTGTCCCCTCGACCACGGAGATTTCTACCCACCTTGTCCACGTGGTTCACCACCTCCATCACCCGGCTGCGCACCGCTGCTCTGCTCCCTAGCCGTTGGAACTGGAGGACGGCAGGCCCTCAGAGGCACGCGGCCCACcagccagccccagccctgcccccgcGCTCCGCCTCACTACCTCTGCGCTGTCCGTGACCACATACAGCTCCACATAGCGGGTGTCTCGGGGCAGCAGCCCGTTCTGGGGGCACAAGGCGCTGGTCAGCCGCCCCGGCCACAGTCCTGGCCCGGGCCCAGTTTTCACACCCTGACCCTCTCCCGAGGTCTTGGAGCGGGTACCCGGGCCCCTGCTCAGACTGAAGGTGCCATCCAGGAGGCTCCAGCTCAGGACAAGGACGGTCTCAGTAGCGACTGGCAGAGCCAGGCCCACTGGCCATGGGGACCCCCAGCCAAGCACAGGGGAGTCTGGGGGATGCAGTCCCAGGGGACGGGGGTGATGCTGGGCTCCCCCGCTCACCCGGGGCCTGAAGGCTGCCGAGGTCCGAGGCCCCAGGGCCTGCTCCAAGCTGGTGTCGCTGACCCCACAGGTCCCAAGCTTCTGTTGCAGATGCTCCGCCCGGTATAGCGCGTGCCGCCCCTCTTCGCCAGCCCTGTCCAGGGGCTCGATCACGTGGACGTCTGAGCCAGCCCGGAAAAAGCCCCTGAGGGCAGAGAGAA
This Neovison vison isolate M4711 chromosome 2, ASM_NN_V1, whole genome shotgun sequence DNA region includes the following protein-coding sequences:
- the ADAM8 gene encoding disintegrin and metalloproteinase domain-containing protein 8 isoform X2, with translation MRGLGLPLLALCLLVAAPSTPLPHVEQYEVVWPRRLPAPRARRALPSHLDLYPESVSYVLGTQGHNFTLHLRKNRDLVGSGYTETYRAANGSQVVEQRQRQGHCFYQGHVQGHQHSAASLSTCLGLRGFFRAGSDVHVIEPLDRAGEEGRHALYRAEHLQQKLGTCGVSDTSLEQALGPRTSAAFRPRNGLLPRDTRYVELYVVTDSAEFQRLGSRAAVRSRVMEVVNHVDKLYQELNFRVVLVGLEMWSRGDEIQVSSNPDTTLDNFLRWRTQRLVGRHQHDNAQLITGVEFTGTTVGLAKVSAMCSQDSGAVNQDHNLENPVGVASTMAHEMGHNLGMDHDENVQGCYCPVPREGGGCIMAASIGSKFPRMFSQCSRADLEMFVEEPRTACLANAPDPSRMVGDPVCGNQFVERGEQCDCGPPQACQNPCCNATTCQLAAGAHCAQGACCQDCKDACDLEEYCDGQRPLCPEDAFQENGTPCPGGYCYNGVCPALAQRCQDLWGPGSRVAEETCYTYSISPGCQGRPAQGSSKVDTCGTLYCEGGRKPPERSSCTLTLRTGTCQALALEGGAAYEPVPEGTKCGEERVCWKGVCRHLHVYRSINCSAQCNNHGVCNHKGQCHCHPGWAPPHCTELLPRVHTGSRSLLVGLLASVVLLVALLAGVVFYRKAWNRGSWRSSVPKTAKGLSNPLFHEGPSVPAKGGAPAATTHPSQPTRPMASRMTPKQLPRAPPVTMSNPPFTIPVYTRPPPDQLRPPPPAKRLPELKPKQGVKPTFPPPMPPVKPGAGRATPGPVQGAAGAKAAPRPPVQRR
- the ADAM8 gene encoding disintegrin and metalloproteinase domain-containing protein 8 isoform X1 translates to MRGLGLPLLALCLLVAAPSTPLPHVEQYEVVWPRRLPAPRARRALPSHLDLYPESVSYVLGTQGHNFTLHLRKNRDLVGSGYTETYRAANGSQVVEQRQRQGHCFYQGHVQGHQHSAASLSTCLGLRGFFRAGSDVHVIEPLDRAGEEGRHALYRAEHLQQKLGTCGVSDTSLEQALGPRTSAAFRPRNGLLPRDTRYVELYVVTDSAEFQRLGSRAAVRSRVMEVVNHVDKLYQELNFRVVLVGLEMWSRGDEIQVSSNPDTTLDNFLRWRTQRLVGRHQHDNAQLITGVEFTGTTVGLAKVSAMCSQDSGAVNQDHNLENPVGVASTMAHEMGHNLGMDHDENVQGCYCPVPREGGGCIMAASIGSKFPRMFSQCSRADLEMFVEEPRTACLANAPDPSRMVGDPVCGNQFVERGEQCDCGPPQACQNPCCNATTCQLAAGAHCAQGACCQDCKVTPAGELCRPPKDACDLEEYCDGQRPLCPEDAFQENGTPCPGGYCYNGVCPALAQRCQDLWGPGSRVAEETCYTYSISPGCQGRPAQGSSKVDTCGTLYCEGGRKPPERSSCTLTLRTGTCQALALEGGAAYEPVPEGTKCGEERVCWKGVCRHLHVYRSINCSAQCNNHGVCNHKGQCHCHPGWAPPHCTELLPRVHTGSRSLLVGLLASVVLLVALLAGVVFYRKAWNRGSWRSSVPKTAKGLSNPLFHEGPSVPAKGGAPAATTHPSQPTRPMASRMTPKQLPRAPPVTMSNPPFTIPVYTRPPPDQLRPPPPAKRLPELKPKQGVKPTFPPPMPPVKPGAGRATPGPVQGAAGAKAAPRPPVQRR
- the ADAM8 gene encoding disintegrin and metalloproteinase domain-containing protein 8 isoform X3; its protein translation is MRGLGLPLLALCLLVAAPSTPLPHVEQYEVVWPRRLPAPRARRALPSHLDLYPESVSYVLGTQGHNFTLHLRKNRDLVGSGYTETYRAANGSQVVEQRQRQGHCFYQGHVQGHQHSAASLSTCLGLRGFFRAGSDVHVIEPLDRAGEEGRHALYRAEHLQQKLGTCGVSDTSLEQALGPRTSAAFRPRNGLLPRDTRYVELYVVTDSAEFQRLGSRAAVRSRVMEVVNHVDKLYQELNFRVVLVGLEMWSRGDEIQDHNLENPVGVASTMAHEMGHNLGMDHDENVQGCYCPVPREGGGCIMAASIGSKFPRMFSQCSRADLEMFVEEPRTACLANAPDPSRMVGDPVCGNQFVERGEQCDCGPPQACQNPCCNATTCQLAAGAHCAQGACCQDCKVTPAGELCRPPKDACDLEEYCDGQRPLCPEDAFQENGTPCPGGYCYNGVCPALAQRCQDLWGPGSRVAEETCYTYSISPGCQGRPAQGSSKVDTCGTLYCEGGRKPPERSSCTLTLRTGTCQALALEGGAAYEPVPEGTKCGEERVCWKGVCRHLHVYRSINCSAQCNNHGVCNHKGQCHCHPGWAPPHCTELLPRVHTGSRSLLVGLLASVVLLVALLAGVVFYRKAWNRGSWRSSVPKTAKGLSNPLFHEGPSVPAKGGAPAATTHPSQPTRPMASRMTPKQLPRAPPVTMSNPPFTIPVYTRPPPDQLRPPPPAKRLPELKPKQGVKPTFPPPMPPVKPGAGRATPGPVQGAAGAKAAPRPPVQRR